The following are encoded together in the Daucus carota subsp. sativus chromosome 5, DH1 v3.0, whole genome shotgun sequence genome:
- the LOC108221032 gene encoding spermidine coumaroyl-CoA acyltransferase — protein MATPPLIHKKDVVLVKPAEPTPSEVLSLSTIDNDPNIELLCQTVYVYKTNNISDLEPALVIRDALAKALVYYYPLAGKLKRENGKLRITCNADGVPFLEAYADCELSSLHYLDGIDTEMARVLAFDWPSESECGYHPLVLRVTKFACGGFTIGMGLSHSVCDGYGAAQFYKAMAELASGKNEPTVKPVWERERLVGAASKVPILPPVDMSTLASSPYLPCTVVAHECFYITGESIERLRKSLLSELEETETTNFTTVEILGAYVWRSKSRALQLSPDGKTMFCMAMSIRNVLNPPLNPGYYGNAFLSSSHLALTVRDLNEFPLSRVAKLIKESKKVLTSSTDFVPKTLDILETIIQQNVKAEISNGASVVLTDWRQLGLLEEVDFGWKEMVNMVPLPGNNFFIDLCMFLPPCKVDSSVKAKGGVRVLVTLPKAAMPKMKEEMEWLNQLGVDHIHIQSKP, from the coding sequence ATGGCCACTCCACCATTGATTCATAAGAAAGATGTTGTGCTGGTGAAACCTGCAGAACCAACCCCTTCTGAAGTTCTTTCTTTGTCTACAATAGACAATGATCCAAACATTGAGCTACTTTGTCAAACTGTCTACGTATACAAGACGAATAACATCAGTGATCTGGAACCAGCTTTAGTCATCAGAGATGCCCTTGCCAAGGCTTTGGTTTACTACTATCCCTTGGCTGGGAAGCTTAAACGTGAGAATGGGAAACTCAGAATCACTTGCAATGCAGATGGCGTGCCTTTTCTTGAGGCATATGCTGATTGTGAACTTTCTTCTCTTCACTATTTAGATGGGATTGACACTGAAATGGCCAGAGTATTAGCCTTTGATTGGCCTAGTGAAAGTGAATGTGGTTATCACCCTTTAGTTTTGAGGGTGACCAAATTTGCTTGCGGTGGTTTTACTATTGGGATGGGCTTATCACACTCAGTATGTGACGGATATGGTGCAGCTCAATTCTACAAGGCGATGGCTGAGCTAGCAAGTGGAAAGAATGAGCCAACGGTGAAGCCTGTGTGGGAGAGGGAAAGGCTAGTAGGGGCAGCAAGTAAAGTTCCTATTTTGCCTCCAGTCGACATGTCTACATTGGCAAGTTCACCATATTTGCCTTGTACTGTTGTTGCACATGAATGTTTCTATATAACTGGAGAAAGTATTGAAAGACTGAGGAAGAGTTTATTGAGTGAATTGGAGGAAACAGAGACTACAAACTTCACCACTGTCGAAATTCTGGGAGCCTATGTCTGGAGGTCAAAGTCCAGAGCTTTGCAACTAAGTCCTGATGGAAAAACCATGTTTTGCATGGCAATGAGCATAAGAAATGTTCTGAATCCACCCCTGAATCCTGGATATTACGGAAATGCTTTCTTATCTTCCTCTCATTTAGCGCTGACAGTAAGAGACTTGAATGAATTTCCTCTCTCTAGAGTTGCTAAACTGATCAAAGAGAGCAAGAAAGTATTGACTTCAAGCACTGATTTTGTTCCAAAGACCCTGGACATATTAGAAACAATAATACAACAAAATGTGAAGGCTGAGATCAGCAATGGTGCATCCGTCGTACTAACAGATTGGAGACAATTAGGATTGCTGGAAGAGGTGGATTTTGGATGGAAGGAAATGGTGAACATGGTACCATTACCAGGGAACAATTTCTTTATAGATTTGTGTATGTTTTTACCTCCTTGCAAAGTGGATTCTTCTGTGAAAGCAAAAGGTGGTGTGAGGGTACTCGTTACACTCCCTAAAGCTGCGATGCCCAAAATGAAGGAGGAAATGGAATGGCTTAACCAGCTAGGGGTTGATCACATTCATATCCAATCAAAACCATGA
- the LOC108223572 gene encoding ruBisCO large subunit-binding protein subunit alpha — translation MASANAISTASILSSPTQVSKRVNQLQGQKVNYRPSNGGKNRGRRLAVRAAAKDIAFDQKSRAALQSGIDKLADAVGLTLGPRGRNVVLDEFGTPKVVNDGVTIARAIELPDAMENAGAALIREVASKTNDSAGDGTTTASILAREIINLGLLSVTSGANPVSIKKGIDKTVLALIEELENKARPVQGRDDIKAIASISAGNDDIIGTMVADAIDKVGPDGVLSIESSSSFETTVDVEEGMEIDRGYISPQFVTNPEKMIVEFENARVLVTDQKISAIKDIIPLLEKTTQLRAPLLIIAEDITGEALATLVVNKLRGIINVAAIKAPGFGERRKALLQDIAIMTGAEYQASDLSLLIENTSVEQLGLARKITITKDSTTIIADAASKDEIQARIAQIKKELSETDSVYDSEKLAERIAKLSGGVAVIKVGAATETELEDRKLRIEDAKNATFAAIEEGIVPGGGAALVHLSEFVPAIKAKLEDAEERLGADIVQKALVAPASLIARNAGVEGEVVVEKVKASEWEVGYNAMTDKYENLVNAGVIDPAKVTRCALQNAASVAGMVLTTQAIVVEKAKPKTAAAGVPQGMSI, via the exons ATGGCTTCTGCTAACGCCATTTCTACTGCTTCAATTCTCTCCTCTCCCACTCAA GTGAGCAAAAGAGTGAATCAATTGCAAGGGCAGAAGGTGAATTACAGGCCTTCTAATGGCGGAAAGAATAGGGGCAGGAGACTTGCTGTTAGAGCTGCTGCGAAAGATATAGCGTTTGATCAGAAATCGAGAGCGGCGCTTCAGAGCGGGATTGATAAGCTTGCTGATGCTGTTGGTCTTACTCTTGGTCCCAGAG GGAGGAATGTTGTGTTGGATGAATTTGGAACCCCTAAAGTGGTTAATGATGGTGTCACAATTGCTCGAGCTATAGAGCTGCCTGATGCCATGGAGAATGCTGGTGCTGCTCTTATTAGGGAG GTTGCAAGTAAAACCAATGATTCTGCTGGTGATGGCACAACAACTGCGTCCATTCTTGCACGTGAAATAATTAACCTTGGACTCTTGAGTGTGACCTCTGGTGCTAATCCCGTTTCTATTAAGAAAGGGATAGATAAAACTGTCCTAGCCCTGATTGAAGAGCTAGAGAATAAAGCAAGACCCGTTCAAGGTCGTGATGACATTAAAG ctaTTGCATCGATCTCTGCTGGAAATGATGACATAATTGGTACAATGGTTGCTGATGCAATTGACAAAGTTGGCCCTGATGGTGTTCTTTCCATTGAATCCTCGTCTTCTTTTGAAACAACTGTTGATGTAGAGGAGGGAATGGag ATTGACAGAGGATACATCTCACCACAATTTGTTACCAACCCTGAGAAAATGATCGTTGAATTTGAGAATGCTAGAGTATTGGTCACTGATCAGAAAATCTCTGCGATAAAGGACATAATTCCCTTGTTAGAGAAGACCACCCAATTGCGAGCCCCTTTGCTTATCATTGCCGAGGATATCACAGGAGAAGCTTTGGCTACACTTGTTGTGAACAAACTGAGGGGCATAATCAATGTTGCTGCTATTAAAGCACCTGGTTTTGGAGAGAGAAGAAAAGCTCTGCTTCAAGATATTGCAATTATGACAG GAGCTGAATACCAAGCCAGTGACTTGAGTTTACTCATTGAGAACACCTCGGTTGAACAGCTTGGTTTGGCAAGAAAGATCACCATCACTAAGGATTCGACGACCATTATTGCTGATGCTGCATCAAAGGATGAGATTCAGGCTAGGATTGCACAGATTAAGAAAGAATTGTCTGAGACCGACTCTGTTTATGATTCTGAGAAACTTGCAGAGAGAATCGCCAAGTTATCTGGTGGGGTCGCTGTTATTAAGGTAGGTGCTGCAACTGAGACCGAGCTTGAGGATCGTAAGCTTCGTATTGAGGATGCAAAGAATGCAACTTTTGCTGCCATAGAAGAAGGTATTGTGCCCGGTGGTGGTGCTGCCTTGGTTCATTTGTCAGAATTTGTTCCTGCCATTAAGGCCAAGCTTGAGGATGCAGAGGAGCGTCTCGGAGCTGACATAGTACAAAAG GCTTTGGTTGCACCTGCATCTTTAATAGCCCGGAATGCTGGGGTTGAAGGAGAAGTAGTTGTGGAGAAGGTGAAGGCCAGTGAATGGGAGGTTGGTTACAATGCAATGACTGACAAGTACGAGAACCTAGTTAATGCTGGTGTCATTGATCCCGCGAAGGTAACAAGGTGTGCACTGCAAAATGCAGCATCAGTTGCAGGTATGGTCCTTACTACACAAGCTATTGTTGTGGAGAAGGCAAAGCCGAAGACCGCTGCAGCAGGCGTACCACAAGGTATGTCTATATGA